The following coding sequences lie in one Rutidosis leptorrhynchoides isolate AG116_Rl617_1_P2 chromosome 6, CSIRO_AGI_Rlap_v1, whole genome shotgun sequence genomic window:
- the LOC139853890 gene encoding uncharacterized protein yields MAPAVPRSGDAIFANVERVNAELFTLTYGAIVRQLLTDLEEVEEVNKQLDQMGYNIGIRLIDEFLAKSNVTRCVDFRETAEVIAKVGFKMFLGVTASVTNWDAEGTCCSLILEDNPLVDFVELPDTCQGLYYCNILSGVVRGALEMVSMKTEITWIRDMLRGDDAFELQVKLLKQLPEEYPYKDDE; encoded by the exons ATGGCTCCTGCGGTTCCAAGATCTGGTGACGCAATTTTCGCTAACGTAGAGCGCGTG AATGCTGAGCTATTTACGTTGACGTATGGGGCGATTGTTCGGCAATTGCTTACGGATCTGGAGGAGGTTGAGGAAGTTAATAAGCAGCTGGATCAAAT GGGTTACAATATTGGAATCCGGCTAATTGACGAGTTCCTTGCGAAATCTAATGTCACGAGATGTGTCGATTTTAGGGAAACAGCTGAAGTCATTGCAAAG GTTGGCTTCAAAATGTTTTTAGGGGTGACTGCATCTGTGACTAACTGGGATGCAGAAGGAACTTGTTGCAGTCTAATTTTGGAAGATAATCCACTTGTTGACTTTGTTGAGCTTCCGGATACCTGTCAAGGTTTATATTACTGTAACATTTTAAGTGGAGTTGTCAGGGGAGCTCTTGAGATG GTATCCATGAAGACGGAAATCACATGGATCAGGGACATGCTTAGAGGAGATGATGCGTTTGAGTTGCAAGTGAAGCTTCTTAAACAACTTCCAGAGGAGTATCCATACAAAGATGATGAGTAA